The Aspergillus luchuensis IFO 4308 DNA, chromosome 6, nearly complete sequence genome segment ACGTTTCCTGTCGGCACCATTGTTTGCCCCGCTAGGGTGTAAAGTAGGTTAGTATAATAAAGCCAAACTCAAGGAGCCAATGGTATCAATCACTTAGATGGGCTCTCAGGATCACAGCTTAGACCTTGAAGCACTCCCTCCTCTATGACACCACTAGTAGCCGTTTCCGCATCGCTAGAAACTATCACTAAAGCACTAGGCAACAAACCAGAATAAGCAATTTACCTGACAGCCTAAGCGATCACTGCAAAAGTACTCCCCTGGAATAGCCCTATCTCCACAGTCCGCTTACCAAAGTCCTACCCTAGCCCCTCGAGTGGATAATCATATACCAGGAACCACTACCTACAGCACCTGCATACAGCACCTGCACAGGGCCGTTACCACGCTAAGGATAGATATTTTCCCTGGCTCTTGCATACAACCAATCGGGTACGTTAACGAGACCCATAATTGATGATGGTTGCCTGGGATATAAATAGGGTCGGTTCGTGCATGCCGGACAGACAGCCACCctggataatattattgCCGGTATGACAGTACTACCGGTAACCCCAACGcaaggaatggaatgggcTGATAAACCAAACATTATCCCTTGACAGCCCAAATAACAatcatttcttcttgtttcgCTCGTTTGGTGGTCTGAAGTTTATGTTCTACCGACTTTCGATTCTCACCATTGAACTCTATCCAATCCACACTACACCAaaattaccaccaccaacaaaaTGCACACCctcaaatccctcctcctaaCAGCCCTCACCCTATCATCCACCCTCACtctcaccaccgccaccacaaccagcagcagcagaacccCAACCTACAGCATAACAGAACCCACCTCGGGCGCCATAATCTCCCTCAACACCGCAACCGTCATATCCTGGAACACCACCGAACCCAGCACGTCGAAATTATCCATCCACCTCTCCAAAACCACCAACGAAACAACAAACCTTTACACCATCGCCAccaacatctccaactcaGGCTCAATCTCCTGGTCGCCGCCATCGCGCGTGGGCACCGGCTCCGACTACATCGTCGTCCTAgagccatcttcctcctctgagACATACACCTCGTCCCCCTTCaccatctcatcctccaccaatgCCTCGACAACATATTACCCTACCCAAGGGGAGATCGTCAAAACAGGTCAAACGACGATAATCACTTGGGAAGTGGAGAGGAATGTCTCGGAGGTGAGTATTTATCTTATGGAGGGGGAGTTGAACGATGGCAACGGAACTGCGAATGGAAGTGGGTTGAAGAATGTGACGACTATCACGACGGATATTGCCAATTCGGGGGATGTGGCGTGTGTATTGCCGGGGAGTGTGAAGAGTGGGGATGATTATCGGTTTGCTATTGTGGATGttaaggatgaggagagggtgaagtATTCCGCGGTGTTTGAGGTTGTTAATtcgggtgatggtgatgatgattcgagttcttcttcttcgagtgGTAGTGGAACTTCGGACTCATCTGGGAGTTCGTCGAGTGGGGATGGGTCTGGATCTGCTGCTGGGAATGGAAAGGAGACTTCGGGTGCTGCGAAggtttggggttggggttggaggaagatggggtggggggttgttgggctGGTGGTTGGGTCTTTGCTGGTTTAGGGTAGGATTTGATTTGGGTTGGTCCTGCTGGTTTTGAGTGTGTGAGTGTTATTGATTTGTTGTCTGAGTGCGATTCAGCTATTTAAAAAGCAAAATGTAGTACAATATCGAGTGTACGCGTTAGTAGTTTTGATTACTAGCTCCTAATGCATGATGTCGATTTAGGGCTAACGGCAGCGCGGAGCAACTAAATTAGTCGATCCACAGCGGGAATAACCTTGTCGAAGGACCCCATAGTCTGTACCAAGGTAGAGCGATATGGGTCGATCACGGTATTTGAGACGACGCACTAGATGTCAATATTCAGTGGCaatagattgattgataccATGAACGCAAGACGTCAACATAACATTTAAGCCGTGGCGCTGTCCGTGCCACAACAAGTCTTGGAAAACGTGGTTGGTGTCGTATGACTGACCCTACTTCCCGCGAAGTCACAGTGACCTGTCGGTACATTACATACAATACATACCTAAGGCAACGTTCTGATACCCATATCGACGAATCAATAAAACAGCTTGACGTATGAATACTGTTATACTCTCTAAGGTACTTAGGATATATGATGCATGATAACATTTCCACAACTTTACATAGTCACAGTAAGTATAGTATGAAGAacccccaactccacccAACTCCTCTCCAATCCGATCCCCACATCACCAGAGAACGAAACATCCATGACCACAGAGAACCTAATACCAGCTGCTAACCACAACAAACCCCCACATAACCCCTCTCAGAAAtataacaaaaaaaaaaaaaaaaaatcaatccCCCGTCCCAATCTCCAAATCCAACTGCACCCCATTAGTAATACTAT includes the following:
- a CDS encoding uncharacterized protein (InterPro:IPR018466;~PFAM:PF10342;~SECRETED:SignalP(1-23)), yielding MHTLKSLLLTALTLSSTLTLTTATTTSSSRTPTYSITEPTSGAIISLNTATVISWNTTEPSTSKLSIHLSKTTNETTNLYTIATNISNSGSISWSPPSRVGTGSDYIVVLEPSSSSETYTSSPFTISSSTNASTTYYPTQGEIVKTGQTTIITWEVERNVSEVSIYLMEGELNDGNGTANGSGLKNVTTITTDIANSGDVACVLPGSVKSGDDYRFAIVDVKDEERVKYSAVFEVVNSGDGDDDSSSSSSSGSGTSDSSGSSSSGDGSGSAAGNGKETSGAAKVWGWGWRKMGWGVVGLVVGSLLV